A genome region from Rhinoraja longicauda isolate Sanriku21f chromosome 43, sRhiLon1.1, whole genome shotgun sequence includes the following:
- the LOC144612099 gene encoding FMRFamide receptor-like isoform X2, which produces MSPGEMRVLLLILGSLINAMTIAILSRGRCGLSMCVTRYLVAMAAADLLIVILDLILRHIPTLYWKDFLFVQSIPICNIHAVLLFAATDCSVWFTVTFTFDRFVAICCQKLKGKYCTQRTAAIVLGTVTLLSCMKNIFWYFMLTGQYLLMTHPWFCALERKIYPSEVWAAIEFLHYIFTLVVPFAIILLLNCLTVRHIVAASRARRRLRVQNNRDCGQSPRDLESRRKSVICSSSFPAIS; this is translated from the coding sequence TAAACGCGATGACGATTGCGATTCTCTCCCGAGGAAGGTGTGGTTTATCGATGTGCGTAACCCGCTACCTTGTGGCTATGGCGGCAGCGGATCTGCTGATTGTCATCCTCGACCTGATACTGAGACACATCCCCACTCTCTATTGGAAGGATTTCCTCTTCGTTCAGTCGATTCCCATCTGCAACATCCACGCCGTCCTGCTCTTCGCCgccacagactgttctgtctggttcaccgtcacattCACCTTCGATCGCttcgtcgccatttgttgccagaagctcaaAGGCAAATATTGCACCCAAAGAACGGCGGCGATTGTTCTCGGGACAGTTACTCTGCTGAGCTGTATGAAGAACATTTTCTGGTACTTCATGTTGACTGGTCAATATTTGCTGATGACCCATCCCTGGTTTTGTGCTTTAGAGCGAAAGATTTATCCCTCAGAGGTCTGGGCAGCAATTGAGTTTCTCCATTATATATTCACCCTGGTAGTCCCATTCGCCATTATCCTGTTGCTCAACTGCTTAACTGTTCGGCACATCGTAGCTGCGAGCAGAGCGCGCAGGAGACTCCGGGTTCAGAACAATAGGGACTGTGGCCAGAGTCCCAGAGACCTGGAGAGCCGAAGGAAATCCGTCATTTGCTCCTCGTCATTTCCAGCAATTTCATAG
- the LOC144612144 gene encoding uncharacterized protein LOC144612144: MVWQRLQETYGPPEHALFTKLENFPRITIREPYKLREIGTCCQKTKWQSSMGIYPAQSPWNSKPSPPAPEHGGEEEVAANQEIISRCTEVCGLGVRAGACAQICLISVYPEGRRQEARRMYAILDEQSNGSLAKSEFFNIFEIKGNLEPYTLRHALGSNRLQWVSEKGLGGVDKAHKGITERQNAEMLMRATLAASIDSSGYADMEPTRSFNEIRLYLFLLKAQQIYYPLLAVVAVPVNTVTIVILSRGKCGLSRCVTRYLVAMAAADLLVIILDLILRQIPIAFAVHFLPMLDLPICNIHAALLHTATDCSIWFTVTFTFDRFVTINCQKLKGKYCTERTAAVVLGTVTVLSCLKNSSWYFTLTDQYAYVNFPWFCVIYLRFMESPIWASVELLHYFLSPGLPFALILLLNVFTVRHIVAAIRARRRLRAHRGGGSPIDPEVVSRRKSIILLFAISWNFILLWAVFLVYTIWFRLWWLGFQSVILPVFVQEIGFMLQLLSCCTNTAIYTATQTKFREQLKILLKYPFVLIAEFNKK, translated from the exons ATGGTTTGGCAGAGGCTTCAAGAAACTTATGGTCCACCTGAGCATGCCCTCTTTACCAAGCTTGAGAACTTTCCCAGGATCACCATCAGAGAGCCATACAAGCTACGTGAGATCGGGACCTGCTGCCAGAAAACGAAGTGGCAAAGTTCGATGGGTATCTACCCG GCCCAGTCCCCCTGGAACTCCAAGCCATCTCCCCCCGCACCTGAGCATGGCGGGGAGGAAGAGGTAGCAGCAAACCAGGAGATCATCTCCAGATGCACTGAGGTGTGCGGTTTAGGGGTCAGGGCGGGAGCATGTGCTCAGATATGTCTCATCTCAGTCTATCCAGAAGGACGTCGTCAAGAGGCACGCAGGATGTACGCCATCTTAGATGAACAGAGCAACGGCTCTCTCGCAAAATCTGAGTTCTTCAATATCTTTGAGATCAAAGGAAACCTTGAGCCATATACGCTGCGGCATGCGCTGGGCTCAAACAGACTGCAG TGGGTTAGCGAGAAAGGCCTGGGTGGGGTGGACAAAGCGCACAAGGGAATCACCGAGAGACAGAATGCGGAAA TGTTGATGAGAGCAACACTTGCGGCTTCAATCGATTCCAGCGGCTACGCCGACATGGAGCCAACGAGGAGTTTCAACGAAATTCGTCTTTATCTGTTCCTTCTGAAAGCACAACAGATATATTACCCGCTGCTCGCCGTCGTTGCTGTCCCCG TTAACACTGTCACGATTGTCATCCTCTCCCgcggaaagtgcggtctctccaggtGTGTAACTCGCTACCTGGTAGCCATGGCGGCGGCTGATTTACTGGTTATCATCCTGGATTTGATACTGCGGCAGATCCCCATAGCTTTTGCTGTGCATTTCCTTCCTATGCTCGATCTCCCTATTTGTAATATCCATGCCGCGCTGCTGCACACCGCCACGGACTGTTccatctggttcaccgtcaccttcacctttgatcgatttgtcaccattaattgccagaagctgaaaggcAAATATTGCACAGAGAGAACGGCGGCTGTTGTCCTGGGAACAGTTACCGTGCTGAGCTGTTTGAAGAACAGCAGTTGGTACTTTACATTAACTGATCAATATGCctatgtaaatttcccctggtttTGTGTTATATATCTCCGGTTTATGGAATCACCGATCTGGGCGTCAGTCGAACTTCTCCATTATTTCCTCAGCCCCGGCCTGCCATTCGCCCTGATCCTGTTGCTTAACGTTTTTACCGTCAGGCACATTGTAGCAGCGATCAGAGCCCGCAGAAGGCTTCGGGCACACAGAGGCGGGGGGAGCCCCATTGACCCGGAAGTGGTCAGCAGAAGGAAATCCATCATTTTACTCTTTGCAATCTCGTGGAATTTCATCCTGCTCTGGGCGGTGTTTCTCGTGTACACCATATGGTTCAGACTGTGGTGGTTGGGCTTTCAGTCCGTAATTTTACCAGTGTTTGTACaggaaataggattcatgctgCAGCTGCTCAGCTGCTGTACAAACACTGCTATATACACCGCGACCCAGACAAAGTTCAGAGAACAGCTGAAGATTCTGTTGAAATATCCTTTTGTACTAATTGCGGAATTCAATAAAAAATGA